In Osmia lignaria lignaria isolate PbOS001 chromosome 5, iyOsmLign1, whole genome shotgun sequence, a single genomic region encodes these proteins:
- the Cog7 gene encoding conserved oligomeric Golgi complex subunit 7 isoform X2 yields the protein MDVSAFSEDTFDVKEWINKTFKSAEAQENKDAFVSSLVMKLQLYVQQVNGALEETSQSVLSSLPRVLRDTQLLQQEAIALSEKMVAVKQEIEKVEKDTASSMATLEKIDKIKTDLQTAKQGLHEADNWTVLANDVEEVFESGDIEAIANKLFSMQKSLAMLVNVVDYEDKKLQLEGLKNRLEAMASPRLVQAFTAANLEESKVYVDIFSKMDRLPQLLKYYHNCLKISLGQEWRRTIELAQDENVSYWLHTYYDKLLSTWNDQVKWCHQVFPNTSVDIIVEVYADLLRSLDPGIPECIESVLKQHSNAMQLSLLLELKQITRHFVVNLQGVIESSSHGKLQNSKLLSLAQAIYSPYVPYVVKYHVYETAQLEHQLQSIDSTQDDLSDTISTLSLSISRVMEYANEANKRCKLFTDGCGYPGLLKSLNTYFNKYLEKYQATIRQLERKKVKHEDWNLFQMCLTLMQTIGDLLGQVQQFEKCLVIDITEANNKLQSTTDSVFNQYKKLLLNTSNQTDLENLVSSFQKEEETILDAIIKSIHKLCSDLHRATYEVIFAPIFTQLLLVQKAPAWSNETNKMTHLSADLPDYSFAPQEYITQVGQYLMTLPQHLEPFLLRENPSLNQALKAADPQYAQGTTESGFTGILLDIIAKGTCQMFLDQTLGICQFLSSAACKQLATDIDYLGNVLEELGLSLSENLQHMSLLLRLSPEDYQTGSSGCNARVVAAVRQMRNITFSG from the exons atg GATGTGTCTGCGTTTTCCGAAGATACTTTTGATGTCAAAGAATGGATTAACAAAACTTTCAAATCCGCCGAGGCACAAGAAAATAAGGAT gcATTTGTTTCATCCCTAGTAATGAAGTTACAATTATATGTGCAACAAGTCAATGGTGCTTTGGAAGAGACCAGTCAGTCTGTACTGTCAAGTTTACCAAGGGTTCTAAGGGATACACAACTTTTACAGCAAGAAGCCATAGCTTTAAGTGAAAAAATGGTTGCTGTTAAACAAGAAATAGAAAAG GTTGAAAAAGACACTGCATCATCAATGGCAACATTAGAAAAGATAGATAAGATAAAAACAGATTTACAGACTGCCAAACAAGGTTTACATGAGGCTGATAATTGGACTGTATTGGCCAATGATGTTGAGGAG GTATTTGAATCAGGTGATATAGAAGCTATTGCAAACAAATTGTTCAGTATGCAAAAATCACTGGCAATGCTTGTGAATGTTGTTGATtatgaagataaaaagttgcAACTGGAAGGTTTAAAAAATCGTTTAGAAGCAATGGCTAGTCCAAGATTAGTACAAGCATTTACTGCTGCAAATTTAGAAGAGTCCAAAGTTTATGTGGACATATTTAGTAAAATGGACCGGTTACCACAACTCCTTAAGTATTATCACAACTGTTTGAAAATCTCATTGGGGCAAGAATGGCGTAGAACTATTGAGTTAGCTCAAGATGAAAATGTCTCCTACTGGTTACATACCTATTATGATAAGCTGTTGTCCACTTGGAATGATCAAGTGAAATGGTGCCATCAAGTATTTCCAAATACTTCAGTTGACATTATAGTCGAAGTGTATGCTGATCTTCTAAGAAGTTTAGATCCAGGCATTCCAGAATGTATAGAATCAGTTTTGAAACAGCATTCAAATGCTATGCAATTGTCGCTATTGCTCGAACTTAAACAAATCACAAGACATTTTGTAGTGAACCTACAGGGTGTTATCGAATCATCTTCGCACGGAAAATTACAGAATTCGAAATTGTTGTCATTAGCGCAAGCAATATATTCACCTTATGTTCCATATGTTGTTAAGTATCATGTTTATGAAACTGCACAACTAGAACATCAGCTACAATCTATCGATAGTACCCAAGATGATTTAAGTGATACAATCAGTACTCTTTCCCTTAGCATTTCGAGAGTAATGGAGTATGCCAATGAAGCAAATAAAAGATGCAAACTGTTTACAGATGGTTGTGGATATCCTGGTTTACTAAAAtctttaaat ACTTACTTtaataaatatcttgaaaagtaTCAAGCAACCATACGGCAATTGGAACGCAAGAAAGTGAAACACGAGGATTGGAACTTGTTTCAAATGTGTCTCACTTTGATGCAAACTATAG GCGATCTTTTGGGCCAAGTACAGCAGTTTGAAAAGTGTTTGGTAATCGATATAACCGAGgctaataataaattacaaagtACGACTGATAGTGTTTTCAATCAATACAAAAAATTACTTTTGAATACATCGAATCAGACAGACCTAGAAAATTTGGTTTCATCTTTCCAAAAAG AGGAAGAAACAATTCTTGATGctataataaaatctattcaCAAATTGTGCTCGGATTTACATCGTGCAACATACGAAGTGATATTTGCTCCTATTTTTACTCAGTTATTATTAGTACAAAAGGCGCCCGCATGGTCGAACGAAACAAATAAAATGACTCATTTAAGCGCAGACTTACCTGATTATAGTTTTGCACCTCAAGAATATATAACACAGGTTGGGCAGTATTTGATGACGTTACCGCAGCATTTGGAACCATTCTTGCTTAGAGAAAATCCGAGTCTCAATCAAGCGCTAAAAGCAGCAGATCCTCAGTATGCGCAGGGTACAACTGAATCTGGATTTACGGGTATCTTGTTGGATATTATTGCTAAAGGAACATGTCAGATGTTTCTGGATCAAACTCTAGGAATTTGTCAATTTCTAAGCTCTGCCGCCTGCAAACAACTTGCTACGGACATAG attACCTTGGTAATGTGCTAGAAGAACTTGGTTTATCTTTGTCGGAAAATTTGCAACATATGTCCCTTTTATTGAGATTATCGCCGGAAGATTATCAAACCGGAAGTTCCGGATGTAACGCCAGAGTTGTAGCTGCGGTGAGGCAAATGCGAAATATCACGTTTTCTGGGTAG
- the Cog7 gene encoding conserved oligomeric Golgi complex subunit 7 isoform X1, protein MLFRLKTSKQEDLLRAVIISCERKEFKTIIIFLDVSAFSEDTFDVKEWINKTFKSAEAQENKDAFVSSLVMKLQLYVQQVNGALEETSQSVLSSLPRVLRDTQLLQQEAIALSEKMVAVKQEIEKVEKDTASSMATLEKIDKIKTDLQTAKQGLHEADNWTVLANDVEEVFESGDIEAIANKLFSMQKSLAMLVNVVDYEDKKLQLEGLKNRLEAMASPRLVQAFTAANLEESKVYVDIFSKMDRLPQLLKYYHNCLKISLGQEWRRTIELAQDENVSYWLHTYYDKLLSTWNDQVKWCHQVFPNTSVDIIVEVYADLLRSLDPGIPECIESVLKQHSNAMQLSLLLELKQITRHFVVNLQGVIESSSHGKLQNSKLLSLAQAIYSPYVPYVVKYHVYETAQLEHQLQSIDSTQDDLSDTISTLSLSISRVMEYANEANKRCKLFTDGCGYPGLLKSLNTYFNKYLEKYQATIRQLERKKVKHEDWNLFQMCLTLMQTIGDLLGQVQQFEKCLVIDITEANNKLQSTTDSVFNQYKKLLLNTSNQTDLENLVSSFQKEEETILDAIIKSIHKLCSDLHRATYEVIFAPIFTQLLLVQKAPAWSNETNKMTHLSADLPDYSFAPQEYITQVGQYLMTLPQHLEPFLLRENPSLNQALKAADPQYAQGTTESGFTGILLDIIAKGTCQMFLDQTLGICQFLSSAACKQLATDIDYLGNVLEELGLSLSENLQHMSLLLRLSPEDYQTGSSGCNARVVAAVRQMRNITFSG, encoded by the exons atgttatttagATTGAAAACTTCCAAGCAAGAAGATCTACTTCGAGCTGTTATTATATCATGCGAACGCAAAGAGTTTAAAACGATTATAATATTTCTT GATGTGTCTGCGTTTTCCGAAGATACTTTTGATGTCAAAGAATGGATTAACAAAACTTTCAAATCCGCCGAGGCACAAGAAAATAAGGAT gcATTTGTTTCATCCCTAGTAATGAAGTTACAATTATATGTGCAACAAGTCAATGGTGCTTTGGAAGAGACCAGTCAGTCTGTACTGTCAAGTTTACCAAGGGTTCTAAGGGATACACAACTTTTACAGCAAGAAGCCATAGCTTTAAGTGAAAAAATGGTTGCTGTTAAACAAGAAATAGAAAAG GTTGAAAAAGACACTGCATCATCAATGGCAACATTAGAAAAGATAGATAAGATAAAAACAGATTTACAGACTGCCAAACAAGGTTTACATGAGGCTGATAATTGGACTGTATTGGCCAATGATGTTGAGGAG GTATTTGAATCAGGTGATATAGAAGCTATTGCAAACAAATTGTTCAGTATGCAAAAATCACTGGCAATGCTTGTGAATGTTGTTGATtatgaagataaaaagttgcAACTGGAAGGTTTAAAAAATCGTTTAGAAGCAATGGCTAGTCCAAGATTAGTACAAGCATTTACTGCTGCAAATTTAGAAGAGTCCAAAGTTTATGTGGACATATTTAGTAAAATGGACCGGTTACCACAACTCCTTAAGTATTATCACAACTGTTTGAAAATCTCATTGGGGCAAGAATGGCGTAGAACTATTGAGTTAGCTCAAGATGAAAATGTCTCCTACTGGTTACATACCTATTATGATAAGCTGTTGTCCACTTGGAATGATCAAGTGAAATGGTGCCATCAAGTATTTCCAAATACTTCAGTTGACATTATAGTCGAAGTGTATGCTGATCTTCTAAGAAGTTTAGATCCAGGCATTCCAGAATGTATAGAATCAGTTTTGAAACAGCATTCAAATGCTATGCAATTGTCGCTATTGCTCGAACTTAAACAAATCACAAGACATTTTGTAGTGAACCTACAGGGTGTTATCGAATCATCTTCGCACGGAAAATTACAGAATTCGAAATTGTTGTCATTAGCGCAAGCAATATATTCACCTTATGTTCCATATGTTGTTAAGTATCATGTTTATGAAACTGCACAACTAGAACATCAGCTACAATCTATCGATAGTACCCAAGATGATTTAAGTGATACAATCAGTACTCTTTCCCTTAGCATTTCGAGAGTAATGGAGTATGCCAATGAAGCAAATAAAAGATGCAAACTGTTTACAGATGGTTGTGGATATCCTGGTTTACTAAAAtctttaaat ACTTACTTtaataaatatcttgaaaagtaTCAAGCAACCATACGGCAATTGGAACGCAAGAAAGTGAAACACGAGGATTGGAACTTGTTTCAAATGTGTCTCACTTTGATGCAAACTATAG GCGATCTTTTGGGCCAAGTACAGCAGTTTGAAAAGTGTTTGGTAATCGATATAACCGAGgctaataataaattacaaagtACGACTGATAGTGTTTTCAATCAATACAAAAAATTACTTTTGAATACATCGAATCAGACAGACCTAGAAAATTTGGTTTCATCTTTCCAAAAAG AGGAAGAAACAATTCTTGATGctataataaaatctattcaCAAATTGTGCTCGGATTTACATCGTGCAACATACGAAGTGATATTTGCTCCTATTTTTACTCAGTTATTATTAGTACAAAAGGCGCCCGCATGGTCGAACGAAACAAATAAAATGACTCATTTAAGCGCAGACTTACCTGATTATAGTTTTGCACCTCAAGAATATATAACACAGGTTGGGCAGTATTTGATGACGTTACCGCAGCATTTGGAACCATTCTTGCTTAGAGAAAATCCGAGTCTCAATCAAGCGCTAAAAGCAGCAGATCCTCAGTATGCGCAGGGTACAACTGAATCTGGATTTACGGGTATCTTGTTGGATATTATTGCTAAAGGAACATGTCAGATGTTTCTGGATCAAACTCTAGGAATTTGTCAATTTCTAAGCTCTGCCGCCTGCAAACAACTTGCTACGGACATAG attACCTTGGTAATGTGCTAGAAGAACTTGGTTTATCTTTGTCGGAAAATTTGCAACATATGTCCCTTTTATTGAGATTATCGCCGGAAGATTATCAAACCGGAAGTTCCGGATGTAACGCCAGAGTTGTAGCTGCGGTGAGGCAAATGCGAAATATCACGTTTTCTGGGTAG